Proteins encoded by one window of Equus przewalskii isolate Varuska chromosome 24, EquPr2, whole genome shotgun sequence:
- the LRRC53 gene encoding leucine-rich repeat-containing protein 53, translating to MLRLVVACPASCAVCAKDVTLCHQLTYIVAAPVTTRVLILTDGYLSSIESTNLSLLFNLALLSLSRNGIEDVREDALHGLAKLRTLLLEHNQISSSSLTDHTFSKLCSLRVLVLSNNALRTLRGSWFRNTRGLTRLQLDGNQIANLTDTSFGGTHLHSLRHLDLSNNFISYIGKDAFRPLPQLQEVDLSRNRLAHMPDVFTPLKQLILLSLDKNQWSCTCDLHPLARFLRSYIKSSAHKLRNAQDLNCQPATTAVVAAKSVLRLSETNCDSKAPNLTLVLKDRSALLPGPDVALLTVLGLAGAVGLTCLGLVLFNWKLQQGKANEHTSENLCCRTFDESLCVHEARNYHAKGYCHCHLTQENEIKVTSIVGSRKEMPLLQESSHQAALASESTALDGSFRNLKGKDHGADSTFFCLGGRLLQSGCSEPPGNTAAFNEAGLLTRGCPKRVEKLRNLEPGEVQPQTLPQHVTRIIDISSDTFSRRYATSASALARESLEKHLTNESWQPPIEKEDNGLQPHRQRHFITSSSSKPCEPEEHYVQKILQKHESKYDDPCGLLNWSRPRYFQPNNSLICKYVPCDQFQDYVKEKKPNRQEHSKPKKEQIQINSAIERFLTSENNMELLGLSTKIKKTYSPKRVSFHDPDLVEKNRLVMSSKASTHWTRQKNQSNHLTKLDLKNRSNPQERYKGGKWLTDPQILKKRKTIQSDLKGKIKGQNLRIKLNLHPFRKIRVYPEKSLPELPNKCKQTSLPPNKLSKASEKEAKTNLVSSADFSQQPESNNYFRLTSKRLPLKHAPKQTPYYKKNTKKALLLNASNLSVVNQSSVEGNSQPNGHIPGRNPSTLLQPTPIVPEYGHSHSQLPTEQVEGATHLALEVPSYLPATWENTGSDVLPSCHSREATDQGAPESTEHMEQDKSKTSELNQFALSLGNQTQLAGGHKTDTYKKHTLDQNQTLQHVEQHLSREQFGNEVKPLMIKPKTSHQVVESCIMDEGNIAEKNLPKTDTYDASPIPRTQSKGNLTFMKTNSILYHDRLELPEDISASLRAQTMGHLTDSGEKENALLRDDSTEALEIKIAGKEEKNMLDESKANSSILSRTTQMTLRGTTKEKQQTWENGESGKHVLHDSSSVEATIIAKDLSTTSFHGTENRLPHSETDLKINGNMHTFREVQNTQADKDNSAHKEDAMTVETHEAFSLLPELKDFSFEAENEMPLIPRRINEAENSAPKPALSPPSADYANPSPLEAEPSEQNNSNNNHFLL from the exons ATGCTGCGGTTGGTGGTGGCTTGTCCTGCGTCATGTGCTGTGTGTGCCAAAGATGTGACCCTCTGTCACCAGCTAACCTATATAGTAG CAGCTCCCGTGACCACGAGGGTTTTAATCCTCACTGACGGATACCTCTCCTCTATAGAGAGCACAAATCTGTCTCTCCTGTTTAATCTTGCCCTGCTCTCCTTGAGCAGAAATGGCATCGAGGATGTTCGGGAAGATGCCCTGCATGGCCTCGCAAAGTTGCGGACGTTGCTGCTGGAGCACAACCAAATATCCAGCTCGTCGCTCACTGATCACACCTTCAGCAAGCTTTGCAGCCTGCGGGTGCTGGTGCTCAGCAATAACGCCCTTCGCACCCTGCGGGGCTCCTGGTTCCGAAACACCAGGGGCCTGACCCGGCTCCAGCTGGATGGGAATCAGATCGCTAATCTGACAGACACTTCCTTTGGAGGCACACATCTCCACAGCCTCAGGCATCTGGATTTATCTAACAATTTTATTTCCTACATTGGGAAAGATGCCTTCCGGCCCCTGCCTCAACTGCAGGAAGTGGACCTTTCCCGAAATAGGTTGGCCCACATGCCGGATGTTTTTACTCCACTGAAGCAGTTAATCCTTCTGAGCTTAGATAAGAACCAGTGGAGCTGCACTTGTGATCTCCACCCCCTCGCTCGATTTTTAAGAAGCTACATTAAGTCTTCTGCCCACAAGCTCAGGAATGCCCAGGACTTAAATTGTCAGCCCGCCACCACAGCCGTGGTCGCTGCAAAGAGTGTGCTAAGGCTGTCTGAGACCAACTGTGATTCCAAGGCTCCCAACCTCACTCTGGTTCTAAAGGACAGAAGTGCCCTCCTCCCAGGGCCGGATGTGGCCCTGCTGACTGTCCTTGGCCTTGCAG GAGCTGTTGGTCTCACTTGCCTAGGTTTAGTTCTATTTAACTGGAAACTCCAACAAGGCAAAGCAAATGAACACACATCAGAAAACCTTTGTTGCAGAACCTTTGATGAATCCTTGTGTGTTCATGAGGCAAGAAATTACCACGCTAAGGGATACTGTCACTGCCACTTAACTCAGGAAAACGAGATAAAGGTCACGTCCATTGTGGGATCCAGAAAGGAAATGCCACTTTTACAGGAAAGCAGCCATCAAGCAGCACTGGCCTCTGAGTCCACAGCCCTTGATGGATCATTTAGAAACCTGAAAGGGAAGGACCACGGGGCAGACAGcactttcttctgccttggtGGCAGATTGCTACAGTCAGGATGTTCAGAGCCTCCTGGGAATACGGCAGCTTTTAATGAAGCAGGCTTACTTACAAGAGGTTGTCCAAAGAGAGTTGAAAAGCTAAGGAATCTTGAGCCTGGGGAAGTTCAACCTCAAACTCTGCCACAGCATGTAACAAGAATAATAG ATATCAGCAGTGACACATTTAGTAGAAGATATGCAACATCCGCTTCAGCCTTGGCAAGAGAAAGTCttgaaaagcatttaacaaatgaATCATGGCAGCCTccaatagaaaaagaagacaatggCTTACAACCTCACAGGCAGAGACATTTTATTACAAGCTCATCATCCAAGCCTTGTGAGCCTGAGGAACACTATGTACAAAAGATCTTACAAAAACATGAATCAAAATATGATGATCCTTGCGGACTGTTAAACTGGAGTAGGCCTAGGTATTTTCAGCCAAAcaattctctcatctgtaaatatgTGCCCTGTGATCAATTTCAAGattatgtgaaagaaaagaagccaAATCGTCAAGAACATTCAAAACCCAAGAAAGAGCAAATCCAAATTAACAGTGCAATAGAAAGATTCCTTACGAGTGAGAACAACATGGAGTTGTTGGGGTTAtcaacaaaaatcaagaaaacatatTCCCCTAAGAGGGTTAGCTTCCATGATCCTGatttagtagaaaaaaatagGTTGGTGATGTCATCCAAAGCATCAACCCATTGGACACGGCAGAAAAATCAAAGTAACCACCTGACCAAATTGGATCTCAAAAATCGTAGCAATCCTCAGGAGAGATACAAAGGAGGGAAATGGCTTACTGATCCACAGAttctgaaaaagaggaagaccattCAATCTGACcttaaagggaaaattaaaggacaaaatttaaggataaaattaaatttacaccCTTTTAGAAAAATCAGAGTCTATCCCGAAAAATCCTTGCCAGAACTCccaaataaatgcaaacaaacaTCGTTACCTCCTAATAAATTATCCAAAGCTTCTGAGAAAGAAGCCAAAACAAACCTTGTGTCCTCTGCTGATTTTTCCCAACAGCCAGAGAGTAATAACTATTTTAGACTCACTTCAAAGAGGCTGCCTCTCAAACATGCTCCAAAGCAAACCCCATATTacaaaaaaaacactaaaaaagcTCTTCTGCTCAATGCTAGCAACTTATCTGTAGTCAATCAGAGCTCTGTGGAAGGCAACAGTCAGCCTAATGGTCACATTCCTGGTAGAAACCCATCAACATTGCTTCAGCCTACACCCATCGTACCTGAATATGGGCATTCACACTCTCAACTCCCAACTGAGCAAGTGGAAGGTGCAACTCATCTTGCATTGGAAGTTCCTAGTTATTTACCAGCTACCTGGGAAAATACAGGAAGTGATGTTTTACCATCCTGCCATTCCCGGGAGGCTACTGATCAAGGGGCACCAGAGTCCACTGAGCACATGGAGCAGGACAAATCAAAGACCAGTGAGCTGAACCAGTTTGCTTTGTCCCTGGGGAATCAAACACAACTTGCAGGCGGCCACAAGACTGACACCTACAAGAAACATACTTTGGATCAAAATCAAACTTTACAACATGTAGAGCAACACTTAAGTCGTGAACAATTTGGAAATGAAGTAAAACCACTAATGATAAAACCCAAAACATCACATCAAGTTGTGGAAAGTTGTATTATGGATGAGGGAAATATTGCAGAAAAAAACCTTCCTAAAACTGACACTTATGATGCCTCTCCCATTCCCCGGACACAATCCAAGGGCAACCTAACATTCATGAAGACAAATTCTATTCTATACCATGATAGACTAGAGCTTCCTGAGGATATCAGTGCTTCTCTCAGAGCTCAAACCATGGGGCATCTCACCGATAGTGGTGAAAAGGAAAACGCATTGCTTAGAGATGACAGCACTGAAGCACTAGAGATAAAAATagcagggaaagaagagaaaaacatgctTGATGAAAGCAAGGCAAATTCCAGTATATTAAGTAGGACCACGCAGATGACTTTAAGAGgtaccacaaaagaaaaacagcaaacctgggaaaatggagaaagtgGAAAACATGTATTACATGATTCAAGCTCTGTTGAGGCGACTATTATAGCTAAGGATTTGAGTACCACGAGTTTCCACGGAACTGAAAATAGACTACCTCATAGTGAAACAGATCTTAAAATTAACGGTAATATGCATACTTTCAGAGAAGTTCAAAATACTCAAGCAGATAAAGATAACAGTGCACACAAAGAAGATGCAATGACAGTGGAGACGCATGAAGCATTCTCTCTCTTACCAGAGTTAAAAGACTTCAGTTTTGAGGCAGAAAATGAGATGCCTCTAATTCctagaagaataaatgaagctGAAAACTCGGCTCCCAAACCTGCACTGTCTCCCCCATCTGCTGATTATGCTAATCCATCACCTTTAGAGGCAGAACCGAGTGaacaaaataactcaaataaTAATCATTTTCTACTTTAG